A window of the Cystobacter fuscus genome harbors these coding sequences:
- a CDS encoding ribonucleoside-diphosphate reductase subunit alpha, protein MLDTIPVSPPNPQPTATTMRVRKRNGTLEAADLNKIVRAISRCCEGLRQVDAIRVATKTIAGLYDGASTQELDQLSIQTAASLTLEEPEYARLAARLLATYIDKELSGQEVHSFSQSIAAAHRLGLVNERVAQLVAANARKLNDSIDPTRNRLFEYFGLRTVYDRYLLKHPTTRAVLETPQHFFMRIAVALGETVPEALELYRRFSLLEYVPSSPTLFNSGTRHEQLSSCFLLDSPEDELGSIYQRYTDVAMLSKFSGGIGLAYHRVRSRGSLITSTNGHSNGIVPWLKTLDASVAAVNQGGKRKGAACVYLETWHADLEEFLELRDNTGDEARRTHNLNLANWVPDLFMKRVETDASWSLFDPKVVPHLTDLYGEEFERAYLEAEARGLAVKSIKAREVYARMMRTLAQTGNGWMTFKDKSNRACNQTARPGRVVHLSNLCTEILEVTNKDETAVCNLGSINLARHTSTDAAGKVTFDWEKLAQTVRTAVRQLDRVIDLNYYPIPTAESSNRRWRPVGLGIMGLQDVFFQMRLPFDAPEARALSRKVSEEIYFHALSASAELAAEHGAHPSFPETRAAQGELQFDAWGVTPEDSARWEALRTRVKQTGLRNSLLIAIAPTATIASIAGCYECIEPQVSNLFKRETLSGDFLQVNRYLVEELKQLGKWNEEMRTRIKLAEGSIQGISEIPSEVRAIYRTAWELPMRSLIDMAADRGAFIDQSQSLNLFMESPNIGQLSSMYMYAWKKGLKTTYYLRSRPATRIAKATVEAPREEKPTEAQAIACSLENPEACEACQ, encoded by the coding sequence ATGTTGGACACCATCCCCGTCTCGCCCCCCAACCCGCAGCCGACCGCCACCACCATGCGGGTACGCAAGCGCAATGGGACGCTCGAGGCCGCGGATCTGAACAAAATCGTCCGCGCCATCAGCCGCTGCTGTGAGGGCCTGCGCCAGGTGGACGCCATCCGCGTGGCCACCAAGACGATCGCCGGCCTCTATGACGGCGCCTCGACCCAGGAGTTGGATCAGCTCTCCATCCAGACGGCGGCCTCGCTCACGCTCGAGGAGCCCGAGTACGCCAGGCTCGCCGCGCGGCTGCTCGCGACCTACATCGACAAGGAGCTGTCGGGCCAGGAGGTGCACTCCTTCTCGCAGTCCATCGCCGCGGCCCACCGGCTGGGGCTCGTCAACGAGCGCGTCGCCCAGCTCGTCGCCGCCAACGCGCGCAAGCTCAACGACTCCATCGATCCCACGCGCAACCGCCTCTTCGAGTACTTCGGCCTGCGCACCGTCTACGACCGTTACCTGCTCAAGCACCCCACCACGCGCGCGGTGCTGGAGACGCCCCAGCACTTCTTCATGCGCATCGCGGTGGCGCTCGGCGAGACCGTGCCCGAGGCCCTGGAGCTCTACCGGCGCTTCTCGCTCCTGGAGTACGTGCCCAGCTCCCCCACCCTCTTCAACTCCGGCACCCGGCACGAGCAGCTCTCCTCCTGCTTCCTGCTCGACTCGCCCGAGGACGAGCTGGGCAGCATCTACCAGCGCTACACCGACGTGGCCATGCTCTCGAAGTTCTCGGGCGGCATCGGGCTCGCCTACCACCGCGTCCGCTCGCGCGGCTCGCTCATCACCAGCACCAACGGGCACAGCAACGGCATCGTCCCGTGGCTCAAGACGCTGGACGCGTCCGTGGCGGCGGTGAACCAGGGCGGCAAGCGCAAGGGCGCGGCGTGCGTGTACCTGGAGACGTGGCACGCGGACCTGGAGGAGTTCCTCGAGCTGCGCGACAACACGGGTGACGAGGCCCGGCGCACGCACAACCTGAACCTCGCCAACTGGGTGCCCGATCTGTTCATGAAGCGCGTCGAGACGGACGCCTCCTGGTCGCTCTTCGATCCCAAGGTGGTGCCGCACCTCACCGACCTGTACGGCGAGGAGTTCGAGCGCGCCTACCTCGAGGCGGAGGCCAGGGGGCTCGCGGTCAAGAGCATCAAGGCGCGCGAGGTGTACGCGCGCATGATGCGCACGCTCGCCCAGACGGGTAACGGCTGGATGACGTTCAAGGACAAGAGCAACCGCGCGTGCAACCAGACGGCGCGCCCGGGCCGCGTCGTGCACCTGTCCAACCTGTGCACGGAAATCCTCGAGGTGACGAACAAGGACGAGACGGCCGTCTGCAACCTCGGCTCCATCAACCTCGCGCGGCACACCTCCACGGACGCGGCGGGCAAGGTGACGTTCGACTGGGAGAAGCTCGCCCAGACGGTGCGCACGGCGGTGCGGCAGCTCGACCGGGTCATCGACCTGAACTACTACCCCATCCCCACCGCCGAGAGCTCCAACCGGCGCTGGCGCCCGGTGGGCCTGGGCATCATGGGCCTGCAGGACGTCTTCTTCCAGATGCGCCTGCCCTTCGACGCCCCCGAGGCGCGTGCCCTCTCGCGCAAGGTGTCCGAGGAGATCTACTTCCACGCCCTCTCGGCGTCCGCGGAGCTCGCGGCCGAGCACGGCGCCCACCCCTCCTTCCCCGAGACGCGCGCCGCCCAGGGCGAGCTCCAGTTCGACGCCTGGGGCGTGACGCCCGAAGACAGCGCGCGCTGGGAGGCGCTGCGCACGCGGGTGAAGCAGACGGGCCTGCGCAACTCGCTGCTCATCGCCATCGCGCCCACGGCGACCATCGCCTCCATCGCGGGCTGCTACGAGTGCATCGAGCCCCAGGTGTCCAACCTCTTCAAGCGCGAGACGCTCTCGGGGGACTTCCTCCAGGTCAACCGCTACCTGGTCGAGGAGCTCAAGCAACTGGGCAAGTGGAACGAGGAGATGCGCACGCGCATCAAGCTCGCGGAGGGCTCCATCCAGGGGATTTCGGAGATTCCCTCCGAGGTGCGCGCCATCTACCGCACCGCGTGGGAGCTGCCCATGCGCTCGCTCATCGACATGGCGGCCGACCGCGGCGCCTTCATCGATCAGAGCCAGTCGCTCAACCTGTTCATGGAGTCGCCCAACATCGGGCAGCTCAGCTCCATGTACATGTACGCCTGGAAGAAGGGGCTGAAGACGACGTACTACCTGCGCTCGCGCCCCGCCACGCGCATCGCCAAGGCCACCGTCGAGGCGCCCCGCGAGGAGAAGCCCACCGAGGCGCAGGCCATCGCCTGCTCCCTGGAGAACCCCGAAGCCTGCGAGGCCTGCCAGTGA
- the recA gene encoding recombinase RecA, producing the protein MAVNPEKEKAIELAMSAVERQFGKGSIMRLGNEEPLVRDVQAISTGSVSLDIALGVGGVPKGRIVEIYGPESSGKTTLCLHVVAEAQKRGGVAGYIDAEHALDIGYARKLGVRTDDLLLSQPDTGEQALEIAEMLVRSGAIDVLVVDSVAALVPKAELEGEMGDAHMGVQARLMSQALRKLTGTISKSQTCVIFINQIRMKIGVMFGNPETTTGGNALKFYASQRLDIRRVGAIKNGENVVGSRTRVKVVKNKVAPPFKEVEFDIMYGSGISREGDLIDLASTDNIIEKSGSWFSFKGERIGQGRENAKDYLRDHPEVMKEVERQVYEKYGIGKPAVAAVPTPPADGEPPAEGHGEKRQRVKAVK; encoded by the coding sequence ATGGCCGTGAATCCGGAGAAGGAGAAGGCGATCGAGTTGGCGATGTCCGCGGTGGAGCGCCAGTTCGGTAAGGGGTCCATCATGCGGCTCGGTAACGAGGAGCCGCTGGTGAGGGATGTTCAGGCCATTTCGACGGGAAGCGTCTCGCTCGACATCGCCTTGGGCGTCGGAGGCGTGCCCAAGGGCCGTATCGTGGAGATCTACGGGCCGGAGTCCTCGGGTAAGACGACGTTGTGCCTCCATGTGGTGGCCGAGGCGCAGAAGCGCGGCGGCGTGGCGGGCTACATCGACGCCGAGCACGCGCTGGACATCGGCTACGCGCGCAAGTTGGGCGTGCGCACGGATGACCTGCTGCTGAGCCAGCCGGACACCGGTGAGCAGGCGCTGGAGATCGCCGAGATGCTGGTGCGCTCGGGCGCCATCGACGTGCTGGTGGTGGACTCGGTGGCCGCGCTCGTGCCGAAGGCGGAACTCGAGGGCGAGATGGGCGATGCGCACATGGGCGTGCAGGCGCGCCTCATGAGCCAGGCGCTGCGCAAGCTCACGGGCACCATCAGCAAGAGCCAGACGTGCGTCATCTTCATCAATCAGATCCGCATGAAGATCGGCGTGATGTTCGGCAACCCCGAGACGACGACGGGCGGCAACGCGCTGAAGTTCTACGCGTCGCAGCGCCTGGACATCCGCCGCGTGGGCGCCATCAAGAATGGCGAGAACGTGGTGGGCAGCCGCACCCGCGTGAAGGTGGTGAAGAACAAGGTGGCGCCTCCGTTCAAGGAGGTCGAGTTCGACATCATGTACGGCTCGGGCATCTCGAGGGAGGGCGACCTCATCGACCTGGCGTCGACGGACAACATCATCGAGAAGAGCGGTAGCTGGTTCTCCTTCAAGGGAGAGCGCATCGGCCAGGGCCGCGAGAACGCCAAGGACTACCTGCGTGACCATCCCGAGGTCATGAAGGAAGTGGAGCGGCAGGTGTACGAGAAGTACGGCATTGGCAAGCCGGCCGTGGCGGCGGTGCCGACGCCTCCGGCCGATGGCGAGCCGCCGGCCGAGGGCCACGGCGAGAAGCGCCAGCGCGTGAAGGCCGTGAAGTAG
- a CDS encoding peptidase C39 family protein, whose protein sequence is MTTPPKASVRTPLVLLAAVLTACSWQTRPSPEEATPVARIWRKSAQARDFERFTREGTRLTPEGQLELDSSGPAPADPFPGHTLPGTDSPLPEGSALVGRARSEVQPVPGGFDNVVPSFDVHTPPGTWVRLTLAARVEGEWTKDYDFGVWALEPGTVTRHSVDRQEDERGKVLTDTLVLKQKADGLRMTVWLFSTRPGTSPRVRALAAAVTDTGRTAPEEPSDRHAWGTVLEVPGRSQMLYPPHGGAWCSPTSVTMLLAYWSHRLGQEELQVSVPVAAASVHDAVYAGTGNWPFNTAYASALAGGVLHGLVARFDTFTQVERLIAQGIPVSISVAYERGELTGSPVPRSDGHLLVVKGFTPQGDVVCNDPAFPSDDTVGVTYRREELLRAWDHSRRSAYLLWPAGTELPPGALTFVP, encoded by the coding sequence ATGACGACTCCCCCCAAGGCCTCAGTCCGCACGCCCCTGGTCCTCCTGGCGGCGGTGCTGACGGCGTGTAGCTGGCAGACCCGGCCATCCCCCGAGGAGGCAACACCCGTGGCGAGAATCTGGAGGAAGAGCGCCCAGGCGCGCGACTTCGAGCGCTTCACCCGCGAGGGCACCCGGCTCACCCCGGAGGGCCAGCTCGAGCTGGATTCCTCCGGCCCCGCCCCCGCGGATCCCTTCCCAGGCCACACCCTCCCCGGCACGGACAGTCCCCTGCCCGAGGGCAGCGCGCTCGTCGGCCGGGCCCGCTCCGAGGTGCAACCCGTGCCAGGGGGCTTCGACAACGTGGTGCCCTCGTTCGACGTGCACACCCCGCCGGGCACCTGGGTGCGGCTGACGCTCGCGGCGCGCGTGGAGGGCGAGTGGACGAAGGACTACGACTTCGGCGTCTGGGCGCTCGAGCCGGGCACCGTCACGCGCCACAGCGTGGATCGTCAGGAGGATGAGCGGGGCAAGGTGCTCACCGACACCCTCGTGCTCAAGCAGAAGGCGGACGGGCTGCGGATGACGGTGTGGCTCTTCTCCACCCGACCCGGCACGAGCCCTCGCGTGCGCGCGCTCGCGGCGGCGGTGACCGACACGGGCCGCACCGCGCCCGAGGAGCCCTCGGACCGGCACGCCTGGGGCACGGTGCTCGAGGTGCCCGGCCGCTCGCAGATGCTCTACCCGCCCCATGGTGGCGCCTGGTGCTCGCCCACCTCGGTCACCATGCTGCTCGCGTACTGGAGCCACCGGCTCGGCCAGGAAGAGCTCCAGGTGAGCGTGCCCGTGGCGGCCGCCTCCGTCCACGACGCGGTCTACGCGGGCACGGGCAACTGGCCCTTCAACACCGCCTATGCCTCGGCGCTGGCGGGCGGAGTGCTCCACGGGCTGGTGGCGCGCTTCGACACCTTCACCCAGGTGGAGCGGCTCATCGCCCAGGGCATCCCCGTGAGCATCAGCGTCGCCTACGAGCGCGGCGAGCTGACCGGCTCGCCCGTGCCCCGCTCGGATGGGCACCTGCTCGTGGTGAAGGGCTTCACGCCCCAGGGCGACGTCGTCTGCAACGACCCGGCCTTCCCCAGCGACGACACGGTGGGCGTGACGTACCGTCGCGAGGAGCTGCTGCGGGCGTGGGACCATTCACGCCGCTCGGCCTACCTGCTGTGGCCCGCGGGCACGGAGCTCCCCCCGGGCGCGCTCACCTTCGTGCCCTGA